The following proteins come from a genomic window of Pseudomonadota bacterium:
- the rplP gene encoding 50S ribosomal protein L16, whose product MLQPKKPRYRKQMKLYRHLKIKETRGCKLEFGEYGLRAMEAGWVTNRQIEAARQTMVRHIKRGGKVWIKVYPDKPLTKKPAEVRMGKGKGSVELWVAEVKAGKIMYEITGVADKIATEALELAAAKLPIKTKIIVRTSSLI is encoded by the coding sequence ATGTTGCAGCCAAAGAAGCCACGTTATCGAAAGCAGATGAAGCTTTACCGACATCTGAAGATTAAAGAGACGCGTGGCTGCAAGCTAGAGTTTGGAGAGTACGGTTTAAGAGCGATGGAGGCCGGTTGGGTAACTAACCGTCAGATCGAAGCCGCTCGTCAAACTATGGTTCGACACATTAAGCGTGGAGGTAAGGTCTGGATTAAGGTCTATCCAGATAAGCCGCTTACGAAGAAACCAGCCGAAGTACGAATGGGTAAGGGCAAGGGCTCAGTAGAGCTCTGGGTAGCCGAGGTTAAAGCTGGCAAGATTATGTATGAGATCACAGGAGTTGCCGACAAGATAGCAACTGAGGCGCTTGAATTGGCAGCTGCAAAGCTTCCAATCAAGACAAAGATCATAGTACGAACCAGCAGCTTGATTTAA